A portion of the bacterium (Candidatus Blackallbacteria) CG13_big_fil_rev_8_21_14_2_50_49_14 genome contains these proteins:
- the mtnA gene encoding S-methyl-5-thioribose-1-phosphate isomerase, which translates to MKNLHSLGLKLEQERIFLLDQQALPHAEIWLDATEPEHMLAAIKALKVRGAPLIGVAAALSLAVYSLKHRDPSELRSLALKLRQTRPTAVNLMWAIDRLLPLCSEPQKLQSEAVEIFEEDVSLCLKMGEAGASLIEDGDRILTHCNSGGLATAGIGTALGVIRTAWEQGKQIHVYVDETRPLLQGGRLTAWELSQLGIPYTLICDNMAAMLMRQGAIHKVFLGADRVALNGDFANKIGTYSAAVNAHYHGLKFYPVAPYSTLDPNCPDGSAIPIEQRSPEEVRGVIQMQGNLCWAPHEALVYNPAFDVTPVELVTALVTDRGIFNREALQAGALGQLA; encoded by the coding sequence ATGAAAAACCTTCATTCTTTGGGCTTAAAGCTTGAACAAGAGCGGATATTTTTACTTGACCAACAGGCCTTACCCCACGCTGAAATCTGGTTGGATGCCACAGAGCCAGAACACATGCTGGCAGCGATCAAGGCCTTAAAAGTACGGGGAGCCCCGCTGATCGGAGTCGCTGCAGCGCTCTCACTGGCTGTTTACAGCCTCAAACACCGTGACCCTTCGGAACTGCGTTCCCTGGCGCTTAAACTGCGTCAGACACGCCCAACGGCAGTCAATTTGATGTGGGCGATTGATCGCTTGCTGCCACTTTGCAGTGAACCCCAAAAGCTACAAAGCGAAGCTGTTGAAATCTTTGAAGAAGATGTTTCGCTCTGTTTAAAAATGGGCGAAGCCGGAGCCTCCCTGATTGAAGACGGAGACAGGATCCTGACACACTGTAACAGCGGAGGCTTGGCCACAGCCGGTATCGGCACCGCTTTGGGCGTAATCCGTACTGCTTGGGAACAAGGCAAGCAAATCCATGTCTATGTGGATGAAACACGGCCTCTGCTCCAGGGAGGGCGTCTCACCGCCTGGGAGCTGAGTCAACTGGGAATTCCCTATACCTTAATCTGCGACAATATGGCCGCCATGCTGATGCGTCAGGGGGCCATACACAAGGTTTTTCTTGGCGCTGATCGTGTGGCCTTGAATGGTGATTTCGCAAATAAAATAGGCACCTACAGCGCCGCCGTGAACGCCCATTATCATGGTTTGAAATTCTATCCTGTCGCCCCCTATTCAACCCTCGATCCAAACTGCCCTGATGGCAGCGCTATTCCAATTGAACAACGCAGTCCTGAAGAAGTAAGGGGAGTGATACAAATGCAGGGAAATCTTTGCTGGGCCCCCCACGAAGCCTTGGTCTATAACCCTGCCTTTGATGTTACGCCAGTGGAACTGGTCACGGCCCTGGTAACAGATCGCGGGATTTTTAACCGCGAGGCCCTCCAGGCAGGTGCGCTCGGCCAACTCGCCTAA